GACTTGCGATTCTTCGTCGCAAACAATAGGACTGATTATAAGCTAAAAACCCCGCGAAAGGCGGGGTTTTTTTGTTTGGGAATCTCATAAAAAAGCTCATCAACGCGTCATGTTTTCCTACTTGTCACAACCCTTTTCCTACTTGTCACACCCGCGACCTGTCGCTCCTCACCATTGTAAGATAATTGAGTACCGTCATTCAGAGCCACCTCTTAAGGAGGTGGCGTGGAATCTCTGCTAACTATCCATATAAACTGTACTTATTAGTTATATCCTAGAGACTCCACGCCCTCCTTTTTAGGAGGGCTCTGAGTGACGGAATCTGATCATAGCTTCTTTCGTATTATGATTTTCGCTAGGGTCTCATTCGGCATTACCTTACATTCAGTGCAATACGCGCGAGCATATCAATCAATTGATTCAATTCTGTCTTTGACAATTCGCTTGCGATGCTGTCTTCATGCTGTTTGACCAAAGGCACTAATTTTGAAACCAATTCTTGTCCTTCTGGTGTGAGCTGAAGCGCATATGAACGACGGTCATAGGGCGATCCTTGGCGCATCACAAATTTACGTGTTTCAAGACGGTCAATCACAGCAACCATGGTTGAACGGTCAATGCCCATTGCATTACCAAGTTCTGATTGGCTAAGGCCTGGGTTTTCACTGATCAAAACCAAGATACCAAATTGACCAGGTGATACATCATAAGGCGCAATCGCGTTCTGGAAACTTTGAAACACAGCAAGCTGTGCTTTACGGAGATTATAACCGAGCAGACCTGGCAATACACCCTGATCTAGGTCAGCATTCCGTGTTGTTCTGCGAATTCTTTTTGATAATATTGAAGATGTTTCTTGCATAATCATACTCCTTCTCATGCAAAACATAAGGTTTTCTTACGTTCTTATTGATTCTACCGTTAAGGTGAATATCCAAAACTCACCCCTTTAACCTTTAAGTTCGAGTATAAACACTTTGTGTTACAAACAAAAGTGTTTTTTTACATAATCTCACTTTTTGGCTGATAGTTTGAGAGAAGCTATAATCTCTGGCACTGTCATTTCAATAAGCTTTAGAACCAATTGATGACTCCGCAATCCCTCACCGAGAGGATCTGGCGTATCCTTATTACGTTCAAGACCAGCCACTTTGGGCATATAATCCATAAAGAGCCGAATTTTTTTATGATACTGAGAGGGCGCCAATGATTTCATAAAATCAAAATGCTCAACCGACATGGCATAGAGATAGTCAGCCTCCTCAAAATCTTTGAGTGACAATTGCTCTGAGCGAATGTGCGAAAGGTCATATCCTTTTTCAGCAGCAACGCGCATGGTCTCAGGATGCGGAGACGAGCCAATAAATGACCCAAAAGTACCCCGTGATTCCGCGACCCAATTTTGCATTGCGGGATCATCGCGGGACATTTTTTCAAACACACCTTGCGCTGTGGGCGATCTGCAAATATTTCCCGTGCAAACAAAGATGATCTTTTTCATTTATGACCACATGCCGCGCGTATCAATCACGAATTTGCCATTCAAAGTCTCACGATCAATATATTGGAAAGCTGAATGATCAACAAGCAACACAACAATATTTGCAGCCTCAATTGCTTGATCAAAATCGCTTAACTTTAAGCTCAAATTGTGCAAGTGATCTGGGATCTTATTGAGATAAGGCTCAACGACAAGAATCTTGCCTAAGCGCTTTTGTGAGAGATTTTCAACAATATCAAGTGCCGGACTCTCACGAATGTCATCAACATCCTTTTTATAAGTCAGACCCAAGCAAGCAATCACTGGAGACTTTAAGGTTTTTGCCTTTTCTTCAATTTTTTTCAAAATATAGTGGGGCTTATGATCATTCACTTCTCTTGCTTTTTTAATGAGCTGGGCTTCTTTTGGATTTCCATGCACAATGAACCAAGGATCAACTGCAATACAATGTCCTCCAACACCTGGCCCAGGCGATAGAATATTCACGCGCGGATGTAAGTTTGCCAATCGAATCAATTCCCATATGTTGATTTTATCTTTATCACAAATCATAGAAAGCTCATTGGCAAAAGCAATATTAACATCCCTGAATGCATTTTCAGTGAGCTTCACAAGCTCTGCCGTGCGAGCATTTGTTGTATGACATTCTCCCTTGACAACAATTTTGTAAAAATTAGCAGCCAATTGAGCACATTTGCGCGTAATTCCACCCACGATCCGCGTATTGTAGATCAGTTCTTCAAAAATTTTTCCAGGCAACACACGCTCTGGACAATGCGCGATCCGTATATCTGAAAGCTCGCCCTGTAAATGAGGAAAGGTAAGATCAGGCCTTAGCTCAGCGAGCCATTCTGAAATCAGCTCAGTTGTTCCTATGGGAGAGGTAGATTCCAGGATGATCAGATTATTCTTTTTCAACACAGGCGCCAGCATCTCAACAGCACTTTTAATATAAGACAAATCAGGCACTTTTGCTGTCCCTTTCTCAATTTTAAAAGGTGTTGGGACTGCAATTAAGAAAACATCTGACTCTTTGATCTCAGAAGTTATCTGTAATTTTTTACTTCTAATCACATCTTTCAGAAGCTGATCTAAGTTTGGCTCAACAATGTGAGGTAACCCCTTCTTCAAAGTGTTTTGGACCTGTTCATTCACATCAAATCCAAAAACTTCAACCCCTGCATTTGCAAAGATAATAGCGGTCGGAAGCCCAATATAACCAAGTCCTATGACTGTAATGTTGTGAATACCATTCATTTACTCGATCCTTTATCATCAATAATTTTTAGAATTTTCTGCGAAGACGTTCCATCACCAAATGGGTTTTTATCTGTCTTTAAGCTTACATAATATTCATTACTGTCCAGTAAATGCAGCGCTTCTGAAATCAGTTTTTCTTTATCACGTCCAACCAAACGGGCACAATTGGCTTCTAAAACCTCAGGTCTTTCTGTTGTATCACGCGTGATTAAAAGCGGCTTTTGTAGAGTGGGTGTTTCTTCTTGTATGCCGCCCGAATCCGAAATGATAAAATATGATTGCATCATCAAATATAAAAACGGTACATAATTTTGAGGCGAAATCAGAAAAATATTCTGCTTATCTTTCAAGTTTGTATAAACAGGCCCTTGAACATTTGGATTTAAATGGACCGGATAGACGATTTGTATATCTTCTCGCACCCGAGACAAATAAAGCAGCGCCTCACATAAATTCCCGAGCCCTTCATCAAAATTTTCACGCCGATGCCCTGTGACCAAAATTAATTTTTTGGTAGGATCCAAAAAGGAAAACTGGCCTGATAATTGAGCCCTTAACTCTTTATCATTCTTAATTTTTGCCTTTGTATACAAAAGAGCATCAATCACTGTATTGCCCGTTATAAAAACAGAAGATTTATCTGTATCTTCGCGATACAGATTTTCAGCTGATCTTTTTGTCGGAGCAAAATGATAGTCTGCAACTTTTGAAATCAAAGCTCTATTCACTTCTTCGGGAAAGGGAGAATATTTATGACCAGTTCTAAGCCCTGCTTCAATATGACCAATTTTAATCTTCTGATAAAATCCTGCAAGAGACGCAATAAAGGCTGTTGTTGTATCTCCCTGCACAAGTATAAGATCTGGAGCTTGTTCTCGACAGACGGCAGAAAGAGATAATAAGGCCTTACTTGTTAAGTCTTCAAGTGATTGATTTGGCGTCATCAAATCAAGATGAATATCTGGACGCAAATCAAAAACATCAAAGACTTGTTGAAGCATTTCCTTATGTTGACCTGTTGAACAGACAATATTCTCAATATTGCTCTGCTTTTTCAACAAATGAATGAGAGGAGCAAGTTTAATGGCCTCTGGTCTTGTTCCAAGAACTGTCAATATTCTCATTGATCTTCTTTTTAAATTGATGTTTTTTAGAAAGACATGCTTTATACTTTAAATTACTCGAATTATCTTTTAATGAAAACAACAAAATGAAAATTGTACACATCTTCGACCATTCATTACCGCTTTACAGCGGATACAGCTTCCGTTCTAAAAATATCCTCCTTGCTCAAAAAGCCGAAAACATATCGACTGTCGCTGTCACGTCAATGAAGCACAATATGTCGACTGGCGTTATGAGCCCTCCTGAATCTGAAAAAGCAGATGATCTGACCTTTCATAGATGTCGTACCAGGTTCCCATTTCTATATAAAACCCCTCTTTTATCAAACATCTTTATCATGGTGAATCTTTTTTTCAAGCTACGTCAATTAGTAAAAACTGAAAAACCTGATCTCATTCACGCTCACTCCCCTTTCTTGAATCTTGCTCCAGCTGTTCTGATCAAACATCTTTACAAAATTCCTGTTTGTTATGAAATTCGGGCTTTTTGGGAAGATGCAGCTGTCGATCATGGCACACTCACAGAAAATAGCTTCCTTTACACCTGTTATCAAAAAATAGAAACATACCTGATTCAGTTTGCAGATATCATCTTTCCAATCTCACAGGGATTAAAAGACGATCTTATAGCCCGCAAGATCCCTGAATCAAAAATACAAATCATACCAAACGCTGTCAGCATGACTGAACTATTAGAGGCACATGCGCCGAAAAAAACTCAAATTGATCATATTACCTTTGGCTTTATTGGGTCATTCTATGCTTATGAAGGACTTGATATCGCCTTATACGCCTTTCAGAAATTTTTGACTGAAACAAATCACAATGCAACTCTAATTCTTGCTGGAGGCGGACCCGAAGAACATAGAATGAAAGACTTATGTCGTTTCTTAAAGTTAGAAAATAACGTGCAATTTCTGGGAAAAGTTCCAAACGCTGAAGTGAATAACATATATAAGAAAATTGACATCATGATTTTCCCAAGGAAAAAAATGAGACTAACAGATCTTGTCACGCCTCTTAAACCTCTTGAGGCAATGCTTTATGATAAGATTGTTGTTGCCTCTGATGTTGGTGGTCATCAAGAACTTATTGTCAATGCAAAGACAGGGTATCTTTTCAAAGCCGATGATATAGATAATTTTGTTGTAACTCTTCACCAGGTCATTGCTGAACAAGCCTCATGGAAGAATATCTATAAAAATGGCAGGACTTTCTTAGAGACAGAACGAAACTGGAAAATCAACGGCGCTTTGTATAAGCATTGCTATCTATCCTTCACTACTTAATTTTTCTCTATCGGCATTAAGGTAAAGCGAATATAGTGACCATCTTCTTTGACCAAAGGCTCTATTTTCAATAATTCTTTACCGCGCTGGAAATAACCTGATTTCTGAAGTTGCCATCCCAATTGAGGCAGAGATTTTTTATAAAATCCTTGTACATCTTCTGATAATTTACCTTGAGGATGGAAAGCCATCAGCACAATAATGCGCCCATCAGGCTTATCAAAATAAACAGTCTCTTGATCTAAAATCTCATAGCCAGCCATAATCGGCAAATCATCAATTTCTTCAGAATAACTCTCACCATAAGCACTAGAAACAGACAATACCAAATAAATACAAACACTCAACAACCACTTCATCATTTCATTCAACCTTACACTTTCTATCATCACGCTCACAGTCTTTCTGATTTTTTGACAAAAGGAAAGTATTTTTACATTTTGAAACCAAGTTAAATGAGCTATTCTATGAATGAACAGAATCAGCGGAAAACCAAATTGCAAAACCCTCAAGAAAATCAGCCTCTTACTCAGCTGGAAAACCAAGACATAATCCATCAATTTTCATTTGGACATCAGCCCAAAATGGATTTGTACAGCGATGAGGCAAAAGAATATTTGCACAAAAAAATTGATGAAGATCCAAACGATGCAGAGTCCTTTGAACATCTTGGAATTGCCTATATTGCTGACGGCAAAAGAACAGGTGATTTTAAAACAGGGATCAATTACCTTTTTGCGGCTCTTCAAAAGGATCCAACCAATCCAATCTATATCTATAACCTGGGCATAGGCGCACTGGTTTATAAAAATTTTAAAACAGCAGAAGCAATGTTTCAAGCAGCCCTATCCCTCAAACCCGAATATATCAAAACACTTCTAGGCTTATGTGAACTTTACTCTGAAACAAATCAACTGGATAAACTCCATAGCACGATTCAAATGATCAAAAAGCAACATCCTGACAATGATTCAGTTCTGACTTATGAAATTAATTATCTCACTGATATTCGTCAATTTAAACAAGCAGAAGACCTTTGCTTGTCCCTTCTTAGGAAATACCCATACTTCATCAATGCACATCTCACCCTTGCCTCAATATACAATAAGCAAGGGCGCATAAAAGAAGGCACAAAATCATACATTCGTGCCCTCCGCGTTTATCCAAATAATCCTTATCTTGAAACAAATCTCTCACTCGCCCTTCTGAATCAGCAAAAAATGAGAAGCGGATTTCATTTCTATCGGTCTAGACGCAAAGTCTACGGAAAATCAAAGATATCTGAACAGGTCAAACATATCCCTCATTGGACAGGGCAAGATCTCAGCAACAAAAAGCTCTTTATCTATCTTGAACAAGGCATTGGCGATATGATCAACTTTATCCCTCTGCTTCAAACTGTCCTTGCGAAGTGGAACTGCACCCTCCACTGCTTTATGTATGAATCACTCATCCCTCTTTTTAAACAGAGCATTACACATCCCTCTTTACACTGGATGACTGATCTATCTGAAACCAAAAATCTCTCCTTTGATTATCAGGCCCCTCTTCTTGATCTTTTGCCAAATCTCAATTTTTCTTTCACAACAATAGCATGGCCAAGGGCCTATCTGAAACCTTCAACTGAACGCATCAGTCATTGGAAAGAAAAGCTTCAAGCCTATAAAAAACCAAGAATCGGGATCAATTGGCAAGGCAATATCATGCATAAAAATGATCGCAATCGCTCGATTCCTTTTGAGACCTTTATGACAATCTTTAATCACAATGAAAGCCTTCACCTCTTTAATCTCCATATGCCTGAACCAGAGAATCGCGCAGCCCTCACTGATCTTTTGAGGGGAAGTCCTGTGATTGATATGACACCTCAGCTACACAACTTTAACGATTCAGCTGCTTTTATTATGAACTTAGATCTGGTAATTACTGTTGATACCGCAACAGCTCATTTGGCTGGGGCTCTTGGGAAAAGAGTTATTGTGCTTCTGGCTCTTGACAATGATTGGCGATGGTTTGAGTCTGGTGATCAAACAAAATGGTATCCAACCATGACTCTCTTGCGCCAGGAACAATACAAAGACTGGGCATCTGTGCTGGCAGAGGCAAAGCGCGAGTCGTCTCGTTGCTTATAATTGTTGACCTACCCAACAAACTGTTCAGACATTTATCAAACCAGAGCCTCCAAAAGCTCACTATCGAATTAACTATATGATTTTATTATATAAA
The sequence above is a segment of the Alphaproteobacteria bacterium genome. Coding sequences within it:
- a CDS encoding low molecular weight phosphotyrosine protein phosphatase, which translates into the protein MKKIIFVCTGNICRSPTAQGVFEKMSRDDPAMQNWVAESRGTFGSFIGSSPHPETMRVAAEKGYDLSHIRSEQLSLKDFEEADYLYAMSVEHFDFMKSLAPSQYHKKIRLFMDYMPKVAGLERNKDTPDPLGEGLRSHQLVLKLIEMTVPEIIASLKLSAKK
- a CDS encoding glycosyltransferase; its protein translation is MKIVHIFDHSLPLYSGYSFRSKNILLAQKAENISTVAVTSMKHNMSTGVMSPPESEKADDLTFHRCRTRFPFLYKTPLLSNIFIMVNLFFKLRQLVKTEKPDLIHAHSPFLNLAPAVLIKHLYKIPVCYEIRAFWEDAAVDHGTLTENSFLYTCYQKIETYLIQFADIIFPISQGLKDDLIARKIPESKIQIIPNAVSMTELLEAHAPKKTQIDHITFGFIGSFYAYEGLDIALYAFQKFLTETNHNATLILAGGGPEEHRMKDLCRFLKLENNVQFLGKVPNAEVNNIYKKIDIMIFPRKKMRLTDLVTPLKPLEAMLYDKIVVASDVGGHQELIVNAKTGYLFKADDIDNFVVTLHQVIAEQASWKNIYKNGRTFLETERNWKINGALYKHCYLSFTT
- the wecC gene encoding UDP-N-acetyl-D-mannosamine dehydrogenase, producing MNGIHNITVIGLGYIGLPTAIIFANAGVEVFGFDVNEQVQNTLKKGLPHIVEPNLDQLLKDVIRSKKLQITSEIKESDVFLIAVPTPFKIEKGTAKVPDLSYIKSAVEMLAPVLKKNNLIILESTSPIGTTELISEWLAELRPDLTFPHLQGELSDIRIAHCPERVLPGKIFEELIYNTRIVGGITRKCAQLAANFYKIVVKGECHTTNARTAELVKLTENAFRDVNIAFANELSMICDKDKINIWELIRLANLHPRVNILSPGPGVGGHCIAVDPWFIVHGNPKEAQLIKKAREVNDHKPHYILKKIEEKAKTLKSPVIACLGLTYKKDVDDIRESPALDIVENLSQKRLGKILVVEPYLNKIPDHLHNLSLKLSDFDQAIEAANIVVLLVDHSAFQYIDRETLNGKFVIDTRGMWS
- the wecB gene encoding UDP-N-acetylglucosamine 2-epimerase (non-hydrolyzing) — its product is MRILTVLGTRPEAIKLAPLIHLLKKQSNIENIVCSTGQHKEMLQQVFDVFDLRPDIHLDLMTPNQSLEDLTSKALLSLSAVCREQAPDLILVQGDTTTAFIASLAGFYQKIKIGHIEAGLRTGHKYSPFPEEVNRALISKVADYHFAPTKRSAENLYREDTDKSSVFITGNTVIDALLYTKAKIKNDKELRAQLSGQFSFLDPTKKLILVTGHRRENFDEGLGNLCEALLYLSRVREDIQIVYPVHLNPNVQGPVYTNLKDKQNIFLISPQNYVPFLYLMMQSYFIISDSGGIQEETPTLQKPLLITRDTTERPEVLEANCARLVGRDKEKLISEALHLLDSNEYYVSLKTDKNPFGDGTSSQKILKIIDDKGSSK
- a CDS encoding MarR family transcriptional regulator: MIMQETSSILSKRIRRTTRNADLDQGVLPGLLGYNLRKAQLAVFQSFQNAIAPYDVSPGQFGILVLISENPGLSQSELGNAMGIDRSTMVAVIDRLETRKFVMRQGSPYDRRSYALQLTPEGQELVSKLVPLVKQHEDSIASELSKTELNQLIDMLARIALNVR